The stretch of DNA GGTATCAACAGCATTAATAGCAGGAATAATAGTAATAGTCATAGTAATAGCAGCAGTAGCCGCAGTAATAGTGTTAAGAAGAAGATAAGAAGCATAACAATAATTAAGGCGATTTAAAACACTTACTTCATTATTTCCATCTTTATCATGAATTAAATGAGAGTAGGCCTTTCGGTGCATTTGGTTAAGTGTACTATTATGCAGGGTTTAGGGGAATTTATTCTTAAGTGATAAGGGTTAGTTCAAAGGCTTATTGTATTGATTAATGCATAAACATTAATAAACGGTTTTAGTTGGTGTGTTTAATGCAGCCTTACATTGAGTTGGTTAGGAGGTATGTTTACAGGAGGATTCTCATTGAGTTTGGCGATGATGAGTTAGGTAAGTTGGCTGTTGCAATCTTAAACACGCTCTTGAGTAGGGGGGAGGCTATGACTGATGATAAGTTGACTTCAATAGTTGGTTATAATGCTATTGATGTTAGGAGGATTCTCCAAGCCTTATACAATATGAGACTTGCCTCAGTGGTTGAGGAGTTTAATGAGGCGGCTGGTAGGATTGAGCAGTCATGGTCCATTAAGGATGAGGATATTAGGAGATTCCTAGTGAACCTAATAGGTGGTGTGTTGGATAAGGTTAGTGTACTAATGCAGCAGTTAACCAATACATCAGTTTACATTTGCCCTAAGTGTTTTAAGAGGTATAGTGAGGATGATGCGTTAATGTATGATTACAAGTGTCCATTAGACAAGACTCCGTTAGAGTACATAAACCCAGCGGATTACTTAACCGTATTGGGGGCTGTTGAGTCTAGGCTTAAGAAGATGCTGGAGTCTGTTAGTAGGGGGAGTGTTTAAGGTATTACTGTTTAATGGGAGAGTTAGGTTTTAAAGGGGTCCAGTAGTTGGGTCGAGGGCGTTCGTGGGGGAAACAGTAAACTCCCAGTCAACGGTGGTTTACAATAGAGAGAGGGGTCAATTAGAGTTAAAGGTCTCGTACCCTGAGGAGAAGTACCTCTGGAATAAGGATCTTCACCCAACCCCAATAAATAGGAGGACTTGGGATTGGTACACTTATGCAGCAATATGGTTTAGTATGGCCTTCATAGTGCCCAGTTGGTCATTGGCAAGCGTCGGCTTATCCTTTGGCCTAGGGGCTATTGAGTCAATAATAGTTGTCTTCCTAGGCAACTTAATAGTCCTAGTGCCCATGATAATTCAATCCCACGGTGGCGCAAGGTACGGCATACCTGAACCAGTGTTGACTAGAACCAGGTGGGGTGTGTATGGTGCTATTTTCCCCAGTTGGATTAGGGCTATTATCGGGGCTGGTTGGTGGGGTATTGAAACCTACATAATGACTGAGGCAGCAGTGGGTATTTACGCAATATTAAGTGGTAAGTTACCAGTGATAGAGTCACTTATGGCTAAGGGCGTTGCCTCACCCTTCACCATTAGCCTAGCCTTCCCTCAAGTCTTCTGGGCAACATTCATTGCAATAATAGTACTTCAACTAATCCTGCTGTACCACTCCCCAGTACCTAATGCTCAACCAGCCTTAAAGTGGTTCGCAAGGCTCTCAGCACCATTAATACTAGCCGGTTTCCTAGCATTATGGCTGCACTTCATGGCAATCTCAGGGTGGAGTTACGGTAACGTATTCTCAATACACAGTAGCCTAAGAGGATCAGCCTACTGGATGGCTTGGTTAGCCTTCCTAAACGCCAACATAGCCTACTGGGCGACAATGGCTCTATCAATGCCTGACTACACCAGGTTCGCTAAGAGTCAAGTAGCCCAGGTTGTTGGCCAAATCCCAATGCCATTCATGATGCTTACCGTAGCCATACTGGGCACCATGACTACGGGTGCAGTCATGAGACTCACCGGTAGACCCATATGGGACCCCATATTATTGTCAACAATGTACATGGGGCCTGTGGCTGGAGTTATTGTGAACCTACTATTCCTATTAGCCACCTTCGCTGTTAACGTATTCGCCAACACCGTTGGCCCAGCCTATGACTTCGCTAACACCCTACCAAGGTACATATCCTGGTTCAGGGGTGTATTGATAGTTGTTGCTGTAGCTGTGCTACTTGGGGCCTGGACATTCTATGGCTCAGCCTACGGTTACTTATACAACTGGCTACTGACGTATGGTGGTTTACTGGGTTCTGTGGAGGGTGTGATAATATTTGACTATGCCTTAATAAGGAGGTTTAAGTTTGAGCTGCAGGACGTATTCCTAAGTCGTGGCAAGTTCAGGTATTGGATGGGCATTAACCCAGCAGCCTTCATAACATTCGCCATAGTTACCTTCATAATATACGCCCCAATACCATACCACAGTCTACTCTTCAGTAACGCATGGGTGCTTGCCTTCATACTATCAGGCCTAATATACACTCCACTAATGGTATACTGGGTAATACCAAAGTATCAACCCCACTTAAAGGGATCCATT from Caldivirga sp. encodes:
- a CDS encoding cytosine permease, translated to MGETVNSQSTVVYNRERGQLELKVSYPEEKYLWNKDLHPTPINRRTWDWYTYAAIWFSMAFIVPSWSLASVGLSFGLGAIESIIVVFLGNLIVLVPMIIQSHGGARYGIPEPVLTRTRWGVYGAIFPSWIRAIIGAGWWGIETYIMTEAAVGIYAILSGKLPVIESLMAKGVASPFTISLAFPQVFWATFIAIIVLQLILLYHSPVPNAQPALKWFARLSAPLILAGFLALWLHFMAISGWSYGNVFSIHSSLRGSAYWMAWLAFLNANIAYWATMALSMPDYTRFAKSQVAQVVGQIPMPFMMLTVAILGTMTTGAVMRLTGRPIWDPILLSTMYMGPVAGVIVNLLFLLATFAVNVFANTVGPAYDFANTLPRYISWFRGVLIVVAVAVLLGAWTFYGSAYGYLYNWLLTYGGLLGSVEGVIIFDYALIRRFKFELQDVFLSRGKFRYWMGINPAAFITFAIVTFIIYAPIPYHSLLFSNAWVLAFILSGLIYTPLMVYWVIPKYQPHLKGSIWRGGYVSGEVRELFRR